In Armatimonadota bacterium, a single genomic region encodes these proteins:
- a CDS encoding S41 family peptidase — MKRFCSFTLGALALVSASAMAEEIKRIQYPAISPDGATILFSWQSDIWSVPRTGGKAVRLTVHSAPDSRPVWFPDGSRFAFSSSRYGSIDVFTLKPDGTDLRRVTYDSSSELPSAVSPDGRFIYGSTSLWSRGDIFRVPVAGGDLQRLTSHPFEASFAPSLSQDGSKVYYNRGAYRETAWQKMGMVSSALPEIWVADNTVPLSNHKRLTNNENTDLFPIPQADGSIIAVTNRGGAPNIWRLLKGETPLTKHVNGSSRNPSTSRDGRYVAYEFESELQVLDTVSGQTSEVKVEVPADDRINPVQEVTVSSGITEFAVSPDGKRILAAARGDVFLLPEKGGTTRRVVGNTGRDYGVTWLDAKTGLYTTMEKGLRRIKQVDLDGDSKDFLVDSTTDLMSPVVSPDGKMVAFHKGSTELCVADNEGKGTRTLLKANFTDAYEGAALVSWSPDSAYLAVSIIQGRRTLVSIIEVKSGKVTTVAKMVNRPQRGSVSVPQFTGNGRSLFFISPEYDNSDLYVVDLVPADVTFTEDDLDKIDDTSKKDKPAVEVKVYEPNLESRLRRLTTAGCNGAVPAADGKSIIALTDAGLAQINPATGSASTLIAAATPGFRVQSGFVSGGKLYVLNGGTMASVNVAGVSSSLVPIAMSASYTVNAKAEERALFEEIWWTLDGQYYDPKMNGKDWKAIKTKYATLVPFAYDRTDFYRMMGEMMEELESSHLGATAPPADFPGSGTESTAFLGIDLDPAALSRDGSAVVGKVIANSPADHPAMMLKVGDKIVEVDGEKVAGSSFAQLLNKKSSRKVALRVERDGKFETVTIKPASSALRSSLDYDNYVNETRARVEKLSEGKLGYVHIRAMDKPSLDQFLREIRTQGEGRKGLIIDVRFNGGGSTAVDVLNTLIRSPWLIRTTRGEFGLKLSENVYRSDALELPTALMCNTFSFSNAEVITEGFRKLRLGPIIGERTPGYVIGTGAASLWDGGTIRMPVIGAYAVNGENLENGGRRPDHTVWFDPNAWMEGRDLQIERAVVELLKSAK; from the coding sequence ATGAAGCGATTTTGCAGCTTTACTTTAGGGGCGCTTGCCCTGGTCTCCGCTTCGGCAATGGCTGAAGAAATCAAGCGAATCCAGTACCCGGCAATCTCTCCCGACGGAGCCACGATTCTCTTCTCTTGGCAAAGCGACATCTGGTCGGTCCCCAGAACAGGCGGGAAAGCTGTTCGATTAACCGTGCACTCGGCACCTGATTCTCGACCGGTGTGGTTCCCTGATGGATCTCGTTTTGCATTCTCGTCGTCACGCTACGGAAGCATTGATGTCTTCACTCTAAAGCCAGACGGAACCGATCTCCGCCGAGTCACATACGATTCTTCCTCGGAGCTCCCATCTGCCGTATCACCCGACGGTCGATTTATCTACGGCTCAACTTCGCTCTGGTCGCGAGGGGACATCTTCCGGGTTCCGGTTGCCGGTGGCGATCTTCAACGGCTCACAAGCCATCCGTTTGAAGCGAGCTTTGCCCCCAGCCTATCGCAAGATGGCTCAAAGGTGTACTACAACCGTGGTGCCTACCGCGAGACCGCTTGGCAGAAGATGGGGATGGTCAGCTCCGCCCTTCCCGAAATTTGGGTTGCTGACAATACGGTCCCGCTGAGCAACCACAAACGGCTGACCAACAACGAGAATACCGACCTCTTCCCGATCCCCCAAGCGGACGGCTCAATCATTGCTGTCACCAATCGAGGTGGTGCTCCAAACATCTGGCGACTCCTGAAAGGCGAAACTCCACTAACCAAGCATGTCAACGGCTCCAGCCGTAACCCTTCCACAAGTAGGGATGGTCGGTATGTTGCCTACGAGTTTGAATCCGAACTTCAGGTCCTCGATACCGTAAGCGGCCAAACATCCGAAGTCAAAGTGGAAGTTCCGGCAGATGATCGCATCAACCCGGTGCAGGAAGTCACAGTATCAAGCGGGATTACCGAGTTTGCTGTATCGCCCGACGGAAAGCGGATTCTAGCAGCAGCAAGAGGCGACGTGTTCTTGCTTCCCGAAAAAGGCGGGACAACTCGTCGGGTCGTCGGCAACACCGGCCGCGACTATGGCGTCACTTGGCTCGACGCCAAGACCGGTCTCTATACGACAATGGAGAAGGGCCTTCGACGGATCAAGCAAGTGGATCTCGACGGTGACTCAAAAGACTTTCTCGTCGATTCTACAACCGACCTGATGTCGCCGGTCGTCTCACCAGACGGAAAAATGGTCGCGTTCCACAAGGGCTCGACCGAGCTTTGCGTAGCAGACAACGAAGGCAAGGGGACCAGAACGCTTCTGAAAGCCAACTTCACCGACGCATACGAAGGAGCCGCACTCGTCAGTTGGTCACCCGACAGTGCCTATCTGGCGGTCAGCATCATCCAAGGGCGCCGAACTTTGGTTTCCATCATCGAGGTGAAAAGCGGAAAGGTGACTACCGTCGCGAAAATGGTCAACCGTCCCCAACGCGGCTCCGTCAGCGTTCCCCAATTCACCGGCAACGGACGGTCCCTCTTCTTCATTTCACCCGAGTACGACAACTCCGACTTGTACGTCGTCGATCTGGTGCCCGCTGATGTAACGTTTACCGAGGATGACCTGGACAAGATCGACGACACTTCCAAAAAGGACAAACCGGCAGTCGAGGTCAAGGTCTACGAACCGAATCTTGAATCGAGACTGCGTCGGCTGACCACTGCCGGTTGCAACGGGGCAGTTCCTGCGGCAGACGGAAAATCAATCATTGCGCTTACGGATGCAGGTCTGGCTCAGATTAACCCGGCCACTGGCTCGGCATCAACCCTGATCGCAGCAGCAACCCCCGGCTTCCGCGTTCAAAGCGGATTCGTCAGCGGTGGGAAGCTGTATGTTCTGAACGGAGGAACAATGGCGAGCGTCAACGTTGCGGGTGTTTCTTCAAGCCTTGTGCCCATCGCAATGAGCGCGAGCTATACGGTTAACGCAAAGGCCGAGGAGCGGGCTCTGTTTGAAGAAATCTGGTGGACGCTGGACGGCCAATACTATGACCCCAAGATGAACGGCAAGGACTGGAAGGCGATCAAGACCAAGTACGCCACTCTCGTGCCTTTCGCCTACGACCGAACCGACTTCTACCGGATGATGGGTGAGATGATGGAGGAGCTAGAGTCCTCCCACCTCGGAGCAACTGCCCCTCCTGCCGACTTCCCTGGCTCCGGAACGGAGTCCACAGCGTTTCTGGGAATCGATCTGGATCCGGCAGCACTGTCGCGCGACGGCTCTGCGGTGGTTGGAAAGGTCATCGCGAACTCGCCGGCGGACCACCCCGCGATGATGCTGAAAGTCGGCGATAAGATCGTCGAAGTTGACGGGGAAAAAGTGGCGGGATCATCATTTGCCCAGCTTCTCAACAAGAAGTCCTCGCGAAAGGTCGCCCTACGAGTCGAGCGCGATGGCAAGTTTGAGACGGTGACGATCAAGCCCGCATCTTCTGCCCTACGAAGCTCTCTGGACTATGATAACTACGTTAACGAAACCCGGGCGCGGGTTGAAAAGCTGAGCGAAGGCAAGCTTGGCTACGTTCACATACGGGCGATGGACAAGCCCAGCCTAGACCAGTTCCTCCGCGAAATCAGGACCCAGGGAGAAGGGCGCAAGGGCCTCATCATCGATGTGCGCTTCAATGGTGGTGGCTCAACGGCTGTGGATGTCTTAAACACCTTGATTCGCTCTCCATGGCTGATCCGAACTACTCGCGGTGAATTCGGCCTCAAACTCTCTGAGAACGTGTATCGTAGCGACGCTCTTGAGTTGCCCACAGCTCTCATGTGCAACACCTTCTCGTTTAGCAACGCCGAGGTCATCACTGAGGGCTTCCGAAAACTGCGGCTCGGACCAATCATTGGCGAGCGCACTCCTGGCTATGTCATCGGAACCGGTGCCGCCTCCCTCTGGGACGGTGGAACAATCCGCATGCCTGTCATCGGCGCTTACGCAGTCAATGGTGAGAACCTAGAAAACGGCGGTCGTCGCCCCGACCACACCGTCTGGTTCGACCCCAATGCCTGGATGGAGGGCCGAGACCTGCAAATCGAGCGAGCCGTAGTGGAACTTCTCAAGTCGGCAAAGTGA
- a CDS encoding response regulator transcription factor — MSEKIRVVIADDEDNYRKAIQKTLGFATDIEVLAVCRDGQEALDACQAEVPDVLLTDINMPRLSGIEVARRLLRKEKDVNIVILTVREDDDTIFEALRAGATGYLLKTSTPQEVIESVRLAAKGESKITPKVAMRVIEDFRRHEKPEPEAEEASSELLVLSDREQEILQFVATGLRNREIADKLGIAEKTVKNHVSNILKALQVNSRTEAAMKAVKAKMTGG; from the coding sequence ATGTCAGAAAAAATCCGCGTGGTCATCGCCGACGATGAAGATAATTACCGTAAGGCAATTCAGAAAACCCTTGGTTTCGCCACGGATATTGAAGTTTTAGCCGTCTGCCGAGATGGACAAGAGGCTCTGGATGCCTGTCAGGCCGAGGTTCCGGATGTGCTATTGACGGACATCAATATGCCCCGCCTCAGCGGCATCGAGGTTGCTCGTCGCCTACTTCGCAAGGAGAAGGATGTTAACATCGTGATCCTAACTGTTCGCGAAGATGACGATACGATTTTCGAAGCTCTCCGAGCGGGAGCGACGGGATATCTGCTGAAGACCTCGACGCCACAGGAAGTCATCGAGAGTGTGCGGTTAGCGGCTAAGGGTGAATCCAAGATTACGCCGAAGGTCGCAATGCGGGTGATTGAGGATTTTCGACGCCACGAAAAGCCAGAGCCGGAGGCTGAAGAGGCTTCTTCGGAGCTGCTTGTGCTCAGCGATCGAGAGCAAGAGATTCTCCAGTTTGTGGCGACTGGCCTTCGAAATCGCGAGATCGCCGACAAGCTCGGCATTGCCGAAAAGACCGTGAAGAACCACGTGAGCAACATCCTTAAGGCGCTCCAGGTCAACAGCCGCACCGAGGCAGCGATGAAGGCCGTGAAGGCCAAGATGACCGGCGGCTAG
- a CDS encoding phytanoyl-CoA dioxygenase family protein, with the protein MIDPRQPSALDDFLFDLNGYLILKNVASPELLAKLNQEVDDLPVVEYGEWIRGAQRRDYTAAVGFELHQAVALGGAFADLIDNPNWINFVHRYAGEKGSYVDGLFIDESILSVRGPGGHHPAHSGGYQGALRGSYHYANGVFRCGQVNIILALTDIHEGDGATMVVPGSHKSNFPHPVIGDYANGDRMDDLPGAVHAYMSKGDALMFVDGLIHGGSSRTNEGERRVTIYRYGPIWGASRFGYQYSEDFLATLTERQRGILRPVPHVLPGDEIPKARWSG; encoded by the coding sequence ATGATTGACCCGCGCCAACCATCAGCTTTAGATGATTTTCTGTTTGACCTTAACGGCTATCTCATCCTTAAAAATGTGGCGTCACCGGAGCTTTTGGCAAAGTTGAATCAGGAGGTCGATGACCTTCCGGTCGTCGAGTACGGCGAGTGGATTCGTGGCGCTCAACGACGCGATTACACCGCTGCCGTCGGTTTCGAACTTCACCAAGCTGTCGCACTCGGTGGAGCTTTTGCCGATTTGATCGATAATCCAAACTGGATCAACTTCGTCCACCGATACGCCGGCGAGAAAGGCTCGTATGTTGATGGCCTCTTCATCGACGAATCAATCCTGAGTGTCCGTGGTCCCGGCGGTCATCATCCCGCCCATTCCGGCGGCTATCAAGGCGCGCTGAGAGGGAGCTACCACTACGCAAACGGTGTCTTCCGATGCGGACAAGTCAACATCATTCTCGCGTTAACAGACATCCACGAGGGTGACGGCGCAACAATGGTTGTTCCCGGAAGCCACAAGAGCAACTTCCCACACCCCGTGATCGGTGACTATGCCAATGGAGACCGCATGGACGACCTCCCTGGCGCCGTGCATGCCTACATGAGCAAAGGCGATGCCCTGATGTTCGTGGACGGTCTGATCCACGGCGGTAGCAGCCGCACCAACGAAGGTGAAAGACGCGTCACCATCTACCGCTACGGCCCGATCTGGGGTGCATCTCGGTTTGGCTACCAGTACAGCGAGGATTTTCTGGCGACCCTTACTGAGCGGCAGCGCGGCATTCTTCGCCCGGTACCGCATGTGCTGCCTGGTGATGAGATTCCCAAAGCCCGCTGGTCAGGCTAG
- the purH gene encoding bifunctional phosphoribosylaminoimidazolecarboxamide formyltransferase/IMP cyclohydrolase: MRALLSVTDKSGIVEFASGLAEIGFELLSTGGTAKTLREAGLAVTDVSQVTGFPEMLEGRVKTLHPMVHGGLLGVVGNPDHVAAMKAAGIEPISVVAVNLYRFEETVSKPHELADAIESIDIGGPAMIRASAKNHASVAVVTDPADYSAVLAALKDGTIGGLRPKLAAQAFRLTAYYDSLISRYLFSTTGAEELDQEFLAVGLRRVQGFRYGENPHQSGALYADGLGQPGLPQSKQLWGKELSYNNINDSVGAWELVGDMPVNACAIIKHGNPCGAATGRSFGESYSLARASDPISAFGGIAAFKGVVDIEAAEIMTAKGNFLEVVLATSFTEEAVELFKQRAGWGQDVRLLEVALPPKKSFLSMKAIRGGAIVQHSDEDPALDWRIVTKKAPTPAQMAAMKLQWAIVQHVKSNAIVVGNDSQMLGVGAGQMNRVQSVRLALDQAGDESVGAVLASDAFFPFPDSVETAAAAGISAIVQPGGSKKDQEVIDKADELGIAMCLTGTRHFNH, translated from the coding sequence ATGAGAGCACTTCTTTCTGTCACCGACAAGTCAGGAATCGTTGAATTCGCAAGTGGATTGGCTGAGATAGGTTTTGAGTTGTTGAGCACCGGCGGAACCGCAAAGACACTTCGAGAAGCAGGATTGGCCGTCACAGACGTGAGTCAAGTCACCGGTTTTCCTGAGATGCTCGAAGGAAGAGTGAAGACGTTGCACCCGATGGTGCACGGTGGTCTGCTTGGAGTTGTTGGAAATCCAGACCACGTCGCCGCTATGAAGGCGGCCGGAATAGAGCCAATCTCAGTTGTAGCGGTCAATCTTTACCGGTTTGAGGAGACGGTTTCTAAGCCGCATGAGCTTGCCGACGCGATTGAGTCGATTGACATCGGTGGTCCGGCGATGATCCGAGCCTCGGCGAAGAATCACGCTTCAGTGGCGGTTGTCACCGATCCTGCGGATTACTCGGCTGTGTTGGCGGCCTTAAAAGACGGCACGATCGGTGGACTTAGACCGAAGCTTGCTGCGCAGGCATTCAGGTTGACCGCGTATTACGACAGTCTGATCTCTCGCTACTTGTTCTCCACAACTGGGGCCGAGGAGCTTGATCAGGAGTTCTTGGCCGTCGGACTGCGTCGCGTTCAGGGTTTTCGCTACGGAGAGAACCCCCATCAGAGCGGCGCTCTTTATGCCGATGGCCTAGGACAACCAGGGCTCCCGCAATCGAAGCAGTTGTGGGGCAAGGAGTTGAGCTACAACAACATCAACGACTCGGTGGGAGCCTGGGAGCTTGTTGGCGACATGCCCGTGAATGCCTGCGCGATCATCAAGCACGGAAACCCATGTGGCGCTGCGACGGGCCGGTCGTTCGGCGAAAGCTACAGCCTAGCGCGCGCATCCGATCCGATCTCGGCCTTCGGGGGAATAGCCGCATTCAAAGGCGTTGTTGACATCGAAGCGGCTGAGATCATGACCGCTAAAGGCAATTTCCTTGAAGTCGTTCTAGCCACTTCGTTTACAGAAGAGGCAGTCGAGCTATTCAAGCAGCGCGCTGGTTGGGGGCAAGACGTCCGTTTGCTCGAAGTAGCTCTCCCTCCAAAGAAGAGTTTCCTGTCAATGAAGGCAATTCGAGGAGGTGCAATCGTTCAGCACAGCGATGAAGACCCTGCTTTGGATTGGAGAATCGTCACCAAGAAGGCTCCGACGCCAGCTCAGATGGCGGCGATGAAGTTACAGTGGGCCATTGTGCAACACGTGAAGTCGAATGCGATTGTCGTCGGAAATGACTCGCAAATGCTCGGGGTCGGTGCGGGACAGATGAACCGCGTCCAGAGTGTAAGGCTCGCGCTGGACCAGGCTGGAGATGAATCTGTCGGTGCAGTTCTCGCCAGTGACGCGTTTTTCCCTTTCCCCGATTCAGTCGAAACAGCTGCCGCAGCTGGCATTTCGGCGATTGTTCAGCCGGGGGGTAGCAAGAAGGATCAAGAAGTGATCGATAAAGCTGATGAGCTCGGAATTGCGATGTGCTTGACAGGAACCCGACACTTTAATCATTAA
- a CDS encoding S-layer homology domain-containing protein, whose protein sequence is MNKTFKYALSAVLGVAMVTPAFAQGFPDVADTHWAYEAVTRLKKEGIITGYPDGTFQGKKNITRYEMATLLYAIYQNMKNVTDGLNSQIEALEARVNAMKPAQGGNSGSDTTTMAALKALQSDVSSMKAWGSDVSQLKKMASSYEKELSSLGVDVEAMKKDLKDLDARIKVLEGKKSNVTISGDVNFFVTAGSKGSAGNALLNQDNRTAGGTTNGAGLDTLGVNHELALTLKTDTAKATLVVGNMVGLSNSGVLGFGAIDQSGVLPNSGRAYGQDGPTAIYLHELYANLSDSLVGMNFDAKIGRQGVKISPYVMQRLDTTSFFENERYDNGEYALDGITAGFSFGGNTKLGLFLGNVGGANLNGRQVQGITIGAEDLGIGAADQLNVARAMGAVLKFGLGDKGGITASLVTFDGNSVSAGPVLTGGAGFNRNEVYGIDLDYKLGHNLSVMGGVGKSSFKTNKTDNSAGDNQRQNFGVKYNAGNLDLGVGYRKVESNYQAPGDWGRLGFYRNVNDVKGVDFNIGYKVSDNLSLSGSRANLDTITFGGGVRGVESTNIGANFKINSNWTLMATYEDTQFKNGFYNNDTFKYTTLGFGYDMGANTLFKLWYQVGDVQTTPNISTNGAGQSKGSFIGAQFSVKF, encoded by the coding sequence ATGAACAAAACGTTCAAGTACGCACTCTCGGCAGTTCTCGGCGTCGCTATGGTAACCCCAGCGTTCGCACAAGGATTCCCTGACGTTGCTGATACCCACTGGGCCTACGAAGCAGTCACCCGACTCAAGAAAGAAGGAATCATTACTGGTTATCCAGACGGCACCTTCCAGGGCAAGAAAAACATCACCCGCTACGAGATGGCAACCCTTCTCTACGCGATCTACCAGAACATGAAGAACGTCACCGACGGTCTCAATTCGCAGATCGAAGCTCTCGAAGCTCGAGTCAACGCGATGAAGCCGGCACAGGGCGGAAACAGCGGTAGCGACACCACCACCATGGCAGCTCTCAAGGCTCTTCAATCCGACGTTTCGTCGATGAAGGCATGGGGCAGCGATGTCAGCCAACTCAAGAAGATGGCTTCCAGCTACGAGAAAGAGCTCAGCTCGCTCGGAGTCGACGTCGAAGCTATGAAGAAGGATCTTAAGGATCTCGATGCTCGCATCAAGGTTCTTGAGGGCAAGAAGAGCAATGTCACCATCAGCGGCGACGTCAACTTCTTCGTCACCGCAGGATCCAAGGGTTCGGCTGGTAACGCACTTCTGAACCAAGACAACCGAACTGCTGGTGGAACCACCAACGGTGCAGGCCTTGACACGCTGGGCGTCAACCACGAACTCGCGTTGACCCTCAAGACCGACACTGCTAAGGCAACTTTGGTTGTTGGTAACATGGTTGGCCTCAGCAACAGCGGTGTTCTCGGCTTCGGTGCAATCGATCAGTCCGGCGTTCTTCCGAACAGCGGACGAGCTTACGGTCAAGATGGTCCAACCGCTATCTACCTCCACGAGCTCTATGCCAACCTCAGCGACAGCTTGGTCGGTATGAACTTCGATGCAAAGATCGGTCGACAAGGCGTTAAGATCAGCCCTTACGTCATGCAGCGACTCGACACCACTTCGTTCTTCGAGAACGAGCGATACGACAACGGCGAATACGCCCTTGACGGTATTACCGCTGGATTCAGCTTCGGTGGCAACACCAAGCTTGGTCTGTTCCTCGGAAACGTTGGCGGCGCAAACCTCAACGGACGACAAGTTCAGGGAATCACCATTGGTGCTGAAGATCTTGGAATCGGCGCAGCCGACCAACTGAACGTAGCACGAGCAATGGGCGCTGTCCTCAAGTTCGGTCTCGGCGATAAGGGTGGCATCACCGCTTCGCTCGTGACCTTTGACGGCAACAGCGTTTCCGCTGGCCCAGTCCTTACTGGCGGCGCAGGCTTCAACCGAAACGAAGTCTACGGAATCGATCTGGACTATAAGCTCGGTCACAACCTCTCAGTGATGGGCGGAGTTGGCAAGAGTTCGTTCAAGACCAACAAGACCGACAACAGTGCAGGCGACAATCAGCGACAGAACTTCGGAGTGAAGTACAACGCTGGCAACCTTGACCTTGGCGTTGGCTACCGAAAGGTTGAGTCCAACTACCAGGCTCCAGGCGACTGGGGACGACTTGGCTTCTACCGAAACGTCAACGACGTTAAGGGCGTTGACTTCAACATTGGATACAAGGTTTCGGACAACCTGAGCCTCAGCGGATCGCGAGCAAACCTCGACACCATCACCTTCGGTGGCGGCGTCCGAGGCGTCGAGTCGACCAACATCGGCGCGAACTTCAAGATCAACTCGAACTGGACCCTCATGGCTACCTATGAAGACACTCAGTTCAAGAATGGCTTCTACAACAACGACACGTTCAAGTACACCACGCTCGGCTTCGGCTACGACATGGGTGCAAACACGCTGTTCAAGTTGTGGTACCAAGTTGGCGACGTTCAAACCACGCCAAACATCTCGACCAACGGTGCTGGTCAGAGCAAGGGTTCCTTCATCGGAGCTCAGTTCTCGGTCAAGTTCTAA
- a CDS encoding DinB family protein, whose translation MNDAIVQSWEINSRLNLYLLEAISDGLLDIQLEKGKTVLGQFVHLHNVRRMWVKSAAHDLYDSVPKLDNPSRQVLVDALSLSTQAMTEIFRRAENPEGRVKGFKPHAAGFLGYIVAHEAFHRASVEIALRQAGHSLPDKVAYGLWEWGVR comes from the coding sequence ATGAATGACGCAATCGTTCAGTCCTGGGAGATCAATTCCCGGCTCAATTTGTACCTACTGGAAGCGATTTCAGATGGGTTGTTGGACATCCAGCTCGAGAAAGGAAAGACCGTGCTCGGGCAGTTTGTTCATCTCCACAATGTCCGTCGAATGTGGGTGAAATCCGCTGCTCATGACTTGTACGACTCGGTTCCAAAACTCGATAATCCCTCCCGTCAGGTGTTAGTTGATGCTCTGAGCCTAAGCACGCAAGCAATGACTGAGATCTTCAGGCGGGCCGAAAATCCCGAAGGAAGAGTGAAGGGATTTAAGCCCCATGCTGCCGGATTTTTGGGCTACATCGTGGCGCACGAGGCCTTTCATCGTGCAAGTGTTGAAATTGCATTGCGTCAGGCTGGGCACTCCCTTCCCGATAAAGTCGCGTACGGACTCTGGGAGTGGGGTGTAAGATAG
- a CDS encoding extracellular solute-binding protein — protein MRWSIPILALFAVALSGCGSSGAEDPKTGDSIPAPKVGAAKAPTGKIEVQSFKGGYGIDFFQTAAKEYTEKHPGTEIKVDGNPRVWEQLKPRFVSGKVPDLTFPGWGMDHWGLAEEDQLMALEEVLKTPAADGKTPWGETFDPALLKLGQLDGKQWTLPYYVILYGWWYDPELFKENGWTVPKTFNELLAVSEKIKAKGMAPITFQGQYPFYMLCMMMLPWVVSEGGQPALTACQNLEPGAWKSPSMLKAAQMIAQLRDKGFFESGAVGMSHTQSQAGFLNRKAAFVPCGTWIHPEMKDSWPKGRKIAFMLPPTVDGGKGDPTAIQVAIEPWMVPTKASNPELAIDFYKYMTSPAKAKQFVEEKGTLMAIKGAADGAKLPEYVVEPARIYGESKDIWSVQFRSWYPAMFKELENATTALVSGKATPEEFCERAEKAAQATRDDESITKHKL, from the coding sequence ATGCGATGGAGCATTCCGATACTCGCCCTTTTTGCTGTTGCACTCTCCGGCTGCGGATCCTCGGGGGCGGAAGACCCCAAAACTGGCGACTCAATCCCAGCCCCCAAAGTTGGCGCGGCCAAGGCTCCGACCGGAAAGATCGAAGTGCAGTCGTTCAAAGGCGGTTACGGGATTGACTTCTTCCAGACGGCGGCCAAGGAGTACACCGAAAAGCACCCAGGAACCGAAATCAAGGTCGATGGTAACCCACGCGTCTGGGAGCAGTTAAAGCCTCGATTTGTCAGTGGAAAAGTTCCAGATTTGACCTTCCCGGGTTGGGGCATGGATCACTGGGGTCTTGCTGAAGAAGATCAGTTAATGGCTCTCGAGGAGGTTCTCAAGACTCCGGCGGCCGACGGCAAGACCCCTTGGGGCGAGACTTTTGATCCGGCTCTGCTAAAGCTCGGACAATTGGACGGTAAGCAGTGGACCCTGCCCTACTACGTCATCCTGTACGGCTGGTGGTACGACCCTGAACTATTCAAGGAGAACGGTTGGACTGTGCCAAAGACGTTTAACGAGCTTCTAGCCGTTAGCGAAAAGATTAAGGCAAAGGGCATGGCTCCCATAACCTTCCAGGGTCAATATCCCTTCTACATGCTGTGCATGATGATGCTGCCGTGGGTGGTCAGCGAAGGTGGTCAGCCCGCATTGACCGCATGTCAGAATCTGGAACCTGGCGCATGGAAGTCTCCGAGCATGCTCAAAGCTGCCCAGATGATCGCACAGCTACGCGACAAAGGTTTCTTCGAGAGCGGCGCAGTAGGAATGAGTCATACCCAATCTCAGGCTGGGTTCTTGAACCGCAAAGCCGCGTTCGTTCCCTGCGGAACCTGGATTCACCCGGAGATGAAGGATAGCTGGCCCAAGGGTCGAAAAATCGCTTTCATGTTGCCGCCGACTGTCGATGGCGGAAAAGGCGATCCGACCGCAATCCAAGTTGCAATAGAACCTTGGATGGTTCCGACGAAGGCGTCTAATCCTGAGTTGGCGATTGACTTCTACAAGTACATGACTTCACCCGCAAAGGCAAAGCAGTTTGTGGAGGAGAAGGGGACTCTCATGGCAATCAAAGGTGCCGCCGACGGTGCGAAGCTCCCAGAATATGTTGTTGAGCCGGCCCGAATTTACGGGGAAAGCAAAGACATCTGGTCGGTACAGTTCCGAAGCTGGTATCCGGCGATGTTCAAGGAGCTTGAGAATGCAACGACGGCACTTGTGAGCGGAAAGGCGACCCCAGAAGAGTTTTGTGAGCGCGCTGAAAAGGCCGCGCAAGCGACACGTGACGACGAATCGATCACGAAGCACAAACTCTAA
- a CDS encoding ABC transporter ATP-binding protein has protein sequence MSLLSVNDLHVAFGETEVLRGVSFDLAPGETLGVVGESGCGKSMTGFAIMGMLQRPGRVTQGSILLEGRELAGLPEKEYRQIRGQEIALVMQDPFTSLNPMMRVGDQIAESYRLHQGLSMAEGRVKAVEMLDKVGVPSPAESARKFPHQMSGGQKQRVVIAMAFACSPKVLIADEPTTALDVTLQAQILRLLRELQEKEGTGVILISHDIGAIASVSHRIAVFYAGKIVETGTSEQVLRSPSHPYTRSLLNSLPRAGQDRLESIAGSPPDFAQLRGECAFAARCALRGAQCDTEPQLTSMGDGHLVACYRADDVRKLEVGASLSSIA, from the coding sequence ATGTCTCTGCTTTCCGTGAACGATTTGCACGTCGCTTTTGGCGAAACAGAGGTTTTACGCGGCGTTTCGTTCGATTTGGCCCCCGGAGAGACGCTCGGAGTCGTTGGCGAATCTGGTTGCGGAAAGTCGATGACGGGCTTCGCAATCATGGGAATGCTCCAGCGTCCGGGTCGTGTAACACAAGGTTCGATCTTGCTAGAAGGTCGTGAGCTTGCTGGTCTTCCGGAAAAGGAATACCGCCAAATCCGAGGGCAAGAAATTGCCCTGGTCATGCAAGATCCGTTCACCTCGCTGAACCCGATGATGCGTGTCGGTGACCAAATCGCGGAGTCCTACCGCCTTCACCAAGGGCTCTCAATGGCAGAGGGCAGAGTCAAAGCGGTCGAGATGCTCGACAAAGTTGGTGTGCCCTCGCCAGCTGAGAGCGCGCGAAAATTCCCGCATCAAATGTCGGGCGGCCAAAAGCAACGCGTCGTTATCGCAATGGCCTTTGCGTGTAGCCCGAAGGTACTGATCGCAGACGAACCAACAACCGCTCTCGATGTCACACTCCAGGCCCAAATCCTCCGACTCCTTCGAGAACTTCAGGAGAAGGAGGGCACCGGAGTCATTCTAATCTCGCATGATATTGGCGCAATTGCCTCTGTCTCTCACCGAATCGCGGTGTTCTATGCGGGAAAGATTGTCGAGACTGGAACCTCCGAACAGGTCCTCCGCTCGCCATCCCACCCCTACACCCGTTCGCTCCTGAATTCCCTGCCAAGGGCTGGCCAAGACCGACTAGAAAGCATCGCCGGCTCACCACCCGACTTCGCCCAGCTCCGCGGCGAATGCGCGTTCGCCGCACGTTGCGCGTTGCGCGGGGCGCAGTGCGACACCGAACCTCAGCTCACCTCCATGGGCGACGGACACCTCGTCGCGTGCTACCGCGCCGATGATGTTCGGAAACTAGAAGTCGGAGCGAGCCTAAGCTCAATTGCATAG